A stretch of the Osmerus eperlanus chromosome 10, fOsmEpe2.1, whole genome shotgun sequence genome encodes the following:
- the tipin gene encoding TIMELESS-interacting protein isoform X2, whose product MNDPLDNDLFDIPDFEQIEDESFPPLPPPFSPGNAGEGDPFANGEHDVSKLAEGPAARRRGVKRPQPKLDSQRLTSERGLPALRNLFNNIHFKGKGHEVEDLHTLMQRMENWAHRLYPKLPFPDFIDKLETLGSKKEVQTCLKRIRLDMPITHEDFIGEQEKAGPDQEDRIHNNMDPFERFPEDALEQVPSTPVLSSPPAVSSPPALSSTPIPALSSTPALSSTPIPALSSTPALTEEQQQRIRHNKQLALEKRLALMQQKTNSPTGSQVVSSQQHPGGEDHE is encoded by the exons ATGAATGATCCACTGGACAATGACCTGTTTGACATTCCAGACTTTGAGCAAATAGAGGATGAGTCCTTTCCTCcgctccctccacccttctctcctgGAAACGCAGGAGAGGGAGACCCTTTTGCTAACG GAGAGCATGACGTGTCCAAGCTAGCGGAGGGTCCTGCTGCTAGACGGAGAGGCGTTAAGAGGCCCCAGCCCAAACTAGACTCTCAGAG ACTGACATCTGAAAGAGGCCTTCCGGCTCTACGCAACTTGTTCAACAACATTCACTTCAAAGGCAAAGGACATGAG GTGGAGGACCTGCACACGCTCATGCAGCGCATGGAGAACTGGGCCCACAGGCTGTACCCCAAGCTGCCCTTCCCAGACTTCATAGACAAGCTGGAGACACTAGGGAGCAAGAAGGAGGTGCAG ACCTGTCTCAAGCGAATACGGTTGGACATGCCAATCACTCATGAAGATTTCATTG GTGAGCAGGAGAAGGCAGGGCCGGATCAAGAGGATCGTATCCACAACAACATGGATCCTTTTGAACGCTTTCCTGAAGATGCCCTGGAACAGGTCCCTTctacccctgtcctctcctctccccctgccgtctcctctccccccgccctctcctccacccctatccctgctctctcctccacccccgccctctcctccacccctatccctgctctctcctccacccccgcccTTACAGAGGAACAGCAACAACGCATCAGGCACAACAAGCAGCTGGCTCTGGAAAAAAGACTGGCCCTCATGCAGCAGAAAACAA actcccccacaGGATCCCAGGTCGTCTCCAGTCAGCAGCATCCCGGCGGAGAGGATCACGAGTGA
- the tipin gene encoding TIMELESS-interacting protein isoform X3: protein MNDPLDNDLFDIPDFEQIEDESFPPLPPPFSPGNAGEGDPFANGELQHDVSKLAEGPAARRRGVKRPQPKLDSQRLTSERGLPALRNLFNNIHFKGKGHEVEDLHTLMQRMENWAHRLYPKLPFPDFIDKLETLGSKKEVQTCLKRIRLDMPITHEDFIGEQEKAGPDQEDRIHNNMDPFERFPEDALEQVPSTPVLSSPPAVSSPPALSSTPIPALSSTPALSSTPIPALSSTPALTEEQQQRIRHNKQLALEKRLALMQQKTRSQVVSSQQHPGGEDHE from the exons ATGAATGATCCACTGGACAATGACCTGTTTGACATTCCAGACTTTGAGCAAATAGAGGATGAGTCCTTTCCTCcgctccctccacccttctctcctgGAAACGCAGGAGAGGGAGACCCTTTTGCTAACGGTGAGTTACAG CATGACGTGTCCAAGCTAGCGGAGGGTCCTGCTGCTAGACGGAGAGGCGTTAAGAGGCCCCAGCCCAAACTAGACTCTCAGAG ACTGACATCTGAAAGAGGCCTTCCGGCTCTACGCAACTTGTTCAACAACATTCACTTCAAAGGCAAAGGACATGAG GTGGAGGACCTGCACACGCTCATGCAGCGCATGGAGAACTGGGCCCACAGGCTGTACCCCAAGCTGCCCTTCCCAGACTTCATAGACAAGCTGGAGACACTAGGGAGCAAGAAGGAGGTGCAG ACCTGTCTCAAGCGAATACGGTTGGACATGCCAATCACTCATGAAGATTTCATTG GTGAGCAGGAGAAGGCAGGGCCGGATCAAGAGGATCGTATCCACAACAACATGGATCCTTTTGAACGCTTTCCTGAAGATGCCCTGGAACAGGTCCCTTctacccctgtcctctcctctccccctgccgtctcctctccccccgccctctcctccacccctatccctgctctctcctccacccccgccctctcctccacccctatccctgctctctcctccacccccgcccTTACAGAGGAACAGCAACAACGCATCAGGCACAACAAGCAGCTGGCTCTGGAAAAAAGACTGGCCCTCATGCAGCAGAAAACAA GATCCCAGGTCGTCTCCAGTCAGCAGCATCCCGGCGGAGAGGATCACGAGTGA
- the LOC134028104 gene encoding piggyBac transposable element-derived protein 4-like encodes MAKKTQKTKYCLTEVLEEVTGHDSDLSDNVSEENTDFSDFDSEAEDLYQEGGDITLDKKTSDEDYEPDIPAQVSKRPRTAAGQEDSSSSSSDEPQTPQRGSASRRRPRGRGRGRGRGRGSSRTKAGASTSPSGERWNDVDIPDITPPQPTFRPTNPPGPQLIRTATYTALQLFQLFWTNSVLQTILLNTNEFGLTHHSTPTHPWIDLTLQDMFTFISMVIYMGLVKCSTFTDYWRKDKLHSFPFPKQVITGKKFLRISRSLHLSSMADDATNEQRRGTAAFNRLCKINPVYQEIREACKRNYHPGQDIAIDERMVASKARIGLKQYMKNKPVRWGYKLFVLADSKSGYTWDFFVYEGKLQGNTGKGLSYESVMELIDTQLLGTGYKLFVDNFYTSPTLFRDLLQKRIWACGTIRTNRIGFPKTKENSLDSKSPRGSIRWIRNDPLLFVQWRDTRDVFLCSTLHTAHAQDTVQRRVKGADQRWILKDIPVPPVVKNYNQCMGGVDLSDALIGYYKVLHKTQRWYKTFFYHFLDIGIVNAFLLHKDIAKGKGQVPLTQKAFRETLAVELAELGPQPLPGPSSSIVTQPTASHRPVHISGDSTAGRQRCKHCGLLTPVKCSTCNVALCFVPKRDCYNNWHVAKNIL; translated from the exons ATGGCAAAGAAGACACAGAAAACGAAGTATTGTCTCACAGAAGTTTTGGAAGAAGTAACTGGACATGATAGTGATTTATCAGACAATGTATCCGAGGAAAACACAGATTTTTCTGACTTTGATTCAGAAGCTGAGGATTTATatcaggaaggaggagatatTACCTTGGATAA GAAAACATCTGATGAGGACTACGAGCCGGATATTCCTGCTCAAGTCAGCAAGCGGCCCCGTACAGCagcaggacaggaggacagcagCAGCTCATCCAGTGATGAGCCTCAAACTCCCCAGAGAGGTTCTGCCAGCAGGAGAAggccaagaggaagaggaagaggaaggggaagggggagaggcagcagcAGAACCAAAGCTGGAGCGTCAACAAGCCCatctggagagagatggaatgatGTTGACATTCCTGACATAACACCACCTCAGCCTACTTTCAGGCCGACGAACCCACCTGGACCCCAGCTAATTCGGACAGCGACCTACACAGCCCTGCAGCTTTTCCAACTTTTTTGGACAAACTCGGTATTACAAACTATCCTTCTAAACACCAATGAGTTTGGCTTGACTCACCACTCCACACCCACTCACCCCTGGATTGATCTGACATTGCAGGACATGTTTACCTTCATTTCCATGGTCATCTACATGGGTCTAGTAAAATGCTCTACATTTACTGATTACTGGCGAAAGGACAAACTGCACAGCTTCCCTTTCCCAAAACAGGTAATAACCGGGAAGAAGTTCCTCCGAATCTCCAGATCTCTTCATCTGAGTAGCATGGCGGACGATGCTACTAatgagcagaggagaggcacaGCAGCCTTCAACCGTCTTTGCAAGATCAACCCAGTTTACCAGGAGATAAGAGAAGCATGCAAAAGGAACTATCACCCAGGCCAGGATATTGCCATTGACGAGAGGATGGTTGCCTCTAAAGCTCGCATTGGCCTAAAACAATATATGAAAAATAAGCCTGTTCGCTGGGGATACAAACTGTTTGTTCTGGCTGACTCGAAGAGCGGTTACACATGGGACTTTTTTGTGTATGAAGGAAAGCTCCAAGGAAACACTGGCAAGGGTCTCAGCTATGAATCAGTGATGGAGCTAATAGACACACAGTTGCTGGGCACCGGGTACAAACTCTTTGTTGACAATTTCTACACAAGTCCCACCCTTTTCCGAGACCTCCTTCAGAAGAGGATCTGGGCATGCGGAACCATCCGCACAAACAGAATTGGATTCCcgaaaacaaaagaaaacagtTTGGACTCAAAATCTCCCCGCGGCAGCATTCGCTGGATAAGGAACGACCCCCTCCTCTTTGTCCAGTGGCGAGACACAAGGGACGTCTTCCTGTGTTCAACGCTCCACACAGCACATGCACAGGACACGGTGCAGAGGAGGGTCAAAGGTGCAGATCAGCGCTGGATACTGAAAGACATCCCAGTTCCGCCAGTGGTAAAGAACTACAACCAGTGCATGGGTGGAGTGGACCTCTCCGATGCACTGATCGGATACTATAAAGTACTCCACAAGACCCAGAGATGGTACAAGACCTTCTTTTATCATTTCCTGGACATTGGGATTGTGAACGCCTTCCTCCTTCACAAAGACATTGCAAAAGGAAAAGGACAGGTACCTCTGACCCAGAAGGCCTTCAGAGAGACCCTTGCTGTTGAACTGGCAGAGTTGGGGCCTCAACCCTTACCCGGTCCCTCATCTTCCATCGTGACTCAACCCACAGCTAGTCACAGGCCAGTGCATATCAGTGGAGACAGCACCGCTGGTCGGCAGAGGTGCAAACACTGTGGTTTACTGACACCAGTGAAGTGTTCAACCTGCAATGTAGCTTTGTGCTTTGTCCCCAAACGTGACTGCTACAATAACTGGCATGTTGCCAAAAACATTTTGTGA
- the tipin gene encoding TIMELESS-interacting protein isoform X1, protein MNDPLDNDLFDIPDFEQIEDESFPPLPPPFSPGNAGEGDPFANGELQHDVSKLAEGPAARRRGVKRPQPKLDSQRLTSERGLPALRNLFNNIHFKGKGHEVEDLHTLMQRMENWAHRLYPKLPFPDFIDKLETLGSKKEVQTCLKRIRLDMPITHEDFIGEQEKAGPDQEDRIHNNMDPFERFPEDALEQVPSTPVLSSPPAVSSPPALSSTPIPALSSTPALSSTPIPALSSTPALTEEQQQRIRHNKQLALEKRLALMQQKTNSPTGSQVVSSQQHPGGEDHE, encoded by the exons ATGAATGATCCACTGGACAATGACCTGTTTGACATTCCAGACTTTGAGCAAATAGAGGATGAGTCCTTTCCTCcgctccctccacccttctctcctgGAAACGCAGGAGAGGGAGACCCTTTTGCTAACGGTGAGTTACAG CATGACGTGTCCAAGCTAGCGGAGGGTCCTGCTGCTAGACGGAGAGGCGTTAAGAGGCCCCAGCCCAAACTAGACTCTCAGAG ACTGACATCTGAAAGAGGCCTTCCGGCTCTACGCAACTTGTTCAACAACATTCACTTCAAAGGCAAAGGACATGAG GTGGAGGACCTGCACACGCTCATGCAGCGCATGGAGAACTGGGCCCACAGGCTGTACCCCAAGCTGCCCTTCCCAGACTTCATAGACAAGCTGGAGACACTAGGGAGCAAGAAGGAGGTGCAG ACCTGTCTCAAGCGAATACGGTTGGACATGCCAATCACTCATGAAGATTTCATTG GTGAGCAGGAGAAGGCAGGGCCGGATCAAGAGGATCGTATCCACAACAACATGGATCCTTTTGAACGCTTTCCTGAAGATGCCCTGGAACAGGTCCCTTctacccctgtcctctcctctccccctgccgtctcctctccccccgccctctcctccacccctatccctgctctctcctccacccccgccctctcctccacccctatccctgctctctcctccacccccgcccTTACAGAGGAACAGCAACAACGCATCAGGCACAACAAGCAGCTGGCTCTGGAAAAAAGACTGGCCCTCATGCAGCAGAAAACAA actcccccacaGGATCCCAGGTCGTCTCCAGTCAGCAGCATCCCGGCGGAGAGGATCACGAGTGA
- the tipin gene encoding TIMELESS-interacting protein isoform X5 has translation MNDPLDNDLFDIPDFEQIEDESFPPLPPPFSPGNAGEGDPFANGELQHDVSKLAEGPAARRRGVKRPQPKLDSQRLTSERGLPALRNLFNNIHFKGKGHEVEDLHTLMQRMENWAHRLYPKLPFPDFIDKLETLGSKKEVQTCLKRIRLDMPITHEDFIGEQEKAGPDQEDRIHNNMDPFERFPEDALEQVPSTPVLSPIPALSSTPALSSTPIPALSSTPALTEEQQQRIRHNKQLALEKRLALMQQKTNSPTGSQVVSSQQHPGGEDHE, from the exons ATGAATGATCCACTGGACAATGACCTGTTTGACATTCCAGACTTTGAGCAAATAGAGGATGAGTCCTTTCCTCcgctccctccacccttctctcctgGAAACGCAGGAGAGGGAGACCCTTTTGCTAACGGTGAGTTACAG CATGACGTGTCCAAGCTAGCGGAGGGTCCTGCTGCTAGACGGAGAGGCGTTAAGAGGCCCCAGCCCAAACTAGACTCTCAGAG ACTGACATCTGAAAGAGGCCTTCCGGCTCTACGCAACTTGTTCAACAACATTCACTTCAAAGGCAAAGGACATGAG GTGGAGGACCTGCACACGCTCATGCAGCGCATGGAGAACTGGGCCCACAGGCTGTACCCCAAGCTGCCCTTCCCAGACTTCATAGACAAGCTGGAGACACTAGGGAGCAAGAAGGAGGTGCAG ACCTGTCTCAAGCGAATACGGTTGGACATGCCAATCACTCATGAAGATTTCATTG GTGAGCAGGAGAAGGCAGGGCCGGATCAAGAGGATCGTATCCACAACAACATGGATCCTTTTGAACGCTTTCCTGAAGATGCCCTGGAACAGGTCCCTTctacccctgtcctctc ccctatccctgctctctcctccacccccgccctctcctccacccctatccctgctctctcctccacccccgcccTTACAGAGGAACAGCAACAACGCATCAGGCACAACAAGCAGCTGGCTCTGGAAAAAAGACTGGCCCTCATGCAGCAGAAAACAA actcccccacaGGATCCCAGGTCGTCTCCAGTCAGCAGCATCCCGGCGGAGAGGATCACGAGTGA
- the tipin gene encoding TIMELESS-interacting protein isoform X4, which translates to MNDPLDNDLFDIPDFEQIEDESFPPLPPPFSPGNAGEGDPFANGELQHDVSKLAEGPAARRRGVKRPQPKLDSQRLTSERGLPALRNLFNNIHFKGKGHEVEDLHTLMQRMENWAHRLYPKLPFPDFIDKLETLGSKKEVQTCLKRIRLDMPITHEDFIGEQEKAGPDQEDRIHNNMDPFERFPEDALEQVPSTPVLSSPPAVSSPPALSSTPIPALSSTPALSEEQQQRIRHNKQLALEKRLALMQQKTNSPTGSQVVSSQQHPGGEDHE; encoded by the exons ATGAATGATCCACTGGACAATGACCTGTTTGACATTCCAGACTTTGAGCAAATAGAGGATGAGTCCTTTCCTCcgctccctccacccttctctcctgGAAACGCAGGAGAGGGAGACCCTTTTGCTAACGGTGAGTTACAG CATGACGTGTCCAAGCTAGCGGAGGGTCCTGCTGCTAGACGGAGAGGCGTTAAGAGGCCCCAGCCCAAACTAGACTCTCAGAG ACTGACATCTGAAAGAGGCCTTCCGGCTCTACGCAACTTGTTCAACAACATTCACTTCAAAGGCAAAGGACATGAG GTGGAGGACCTGCACACGCTCATGCAGCGCATGGAGAACTGGGCCCACAGGCTGTACCCCAAGCTGCCCTTCCCAGACTTCATAGACAAGCTGGAGACACTAGGGAGCAAGAAGGAGGTGCAG ACCTGTCTCAAGCGAATACGGTTGGACATGCCAATCACTCATGAAGATTTCATTG GTGAGCAGGAGAAGGCAGGGCCGGATCAAGAGGATCGTATCCACAACAACATGGATCCTTTTGAACGCTTTCCTGAAGATGCCCTGGAACAGGTCCCTTctacccctgtcctctcctctccccctgccgtctcctctccccccgccctctcctccacccctatccctgctctctcctccacccccgccctctc AGAGGAACAGCAACAACGCATCAGGCACAACAAGCAGCTGGCTCTGGAAAAAAGACTGGCCCTCATGCAGCAGAAAACAA actcccccacaGGATCCCAGGTCGTCTCCAGTCAGCAGCATCCCGGCGGAGAGGATCACGAGTGA